In Nostoc sphaeroides, the genomic window CCAAAAGGTTCAATACCCAGCCAACAGGTAATGCCAGTATTGGTGCAAAGGTAAGCGTTAGTCCCAATTTTTATCACGTTTTTTCAACAGCAACTCCTGAAGAAGAGTTAAGTTTAGAAACTGCTGAAAATGTGATTTTTATCGATGATTTACAAGCTCTCCATGCAGGAGTTAAAGCCTTGCAAGGTTCCTTTTCTTTGCCCTTTGATGGTTGGCTAGTTAACAAGGGTGTCAAGACGAGTATTGAGTCAGCAACTGTTGCTGGCGATTTCTTAGAAGTCCTAAAGTCAATTATTTATGTAGAAAAAGAGCCAGAGTTAACGCCAGGGGGAGTTTGCCCGAAAATCTGGGTTAATGAACTGTCGATTACTGGTGAGTAAAAGTTAAAAAGTAGAGAGTTAGGAGTTGAATATAACTCTTAACTCATCACTTTGAAATCATTACTCACCATTAGTATTCACCACCAATGCTAATGGCAGTGTTAAATACATCAGCACCGCTTAAATCAATATTAGCCATAACAGCGCCATCTACGTCACTATTATATAAGCGGGAATTACTCAAATTAACGTTGGTGAGATTGGCATTATTTAACATAGTATCACTGACGAATGCTTTTGTGAGATTAGCAGACTTCAAATTTGCACCAGTTAAATCAGCACCTTCTAAGTTAGCACCTTCGAGATTAGCCCCTTTTAAATTTGCATTTCTGAGGTCAACACCTATCAAGTGAGCGCCTTTGAGATTTGCTCCTGTTAAATTACATCCAAAACATTCTCTAGTTTCCAGCAAGCGCCGGACAGGGGCGGAGTTTTCTGCTTTGACGGAAAGGGGAGCAGCTAAAGATAGCGTGCTGAGTATGGCTGCTGCCGTCAAAAAAATTCGTTTCATATTTACCTCCGACACTTCTAGAAGTCATTAAATTTTTGAACTTCTACGATACCAGTGTGCCAAGATTCCAGAATTCTGTACTCATGCGATCGGAGGAATATATAATATCTATGAGATTAGGTATTTTTCTCTGAGCTAGTCCGATCGGACTAAATATTAATATTATCTGCAACAACTGCAAACCGCTATATATTTTTAGTCGTTAATTGTTCCATCAGGCATGACCGCACCACGCAAATCTGCACCAGTCAGATTTGTACTACTCATTTCTGCTCTGATTAGATTTGCCTTGGTTAAATTAGCACCAGTCAAGTTTGTCCTAGCAAGATAGGCATCAACCAAGTCTGCTTCAGTCAGGTTAGCCCCACGCAGGTTAGCCCGACTTAAATCAACTCTATTTAGCCTTGCAAAACTCAGGTTTACTCCACTCATCTGGCATCTAGTCAGTTTAGCATCTGCCATAATTGCACCGTACAAGTTAACACCTGTAAGTTCGGCATCAATGAGATTTGACCGTTGCAGTCTAGCATTCATCAGGTTAGCACCTTTCAAATTAGCACCCCCGATGTTAGTATCTGCCAGAGATGCATTATACAAAATCGCTTCACTCAGGTTGGCATCACTCAAATCGGCATAACGTAGCGTTGCCTCACTCAAGTTAGCACCACTCAAATCAACTTTAGATAAGTCTACACCAGTTAAATCAGCGCCCCGCAGGTCAGCTTTATGGAGGTTAGCACCCCGTAGACTAGCAGAGTACATTCTCTTTTCTTCTCGCAGGTTAGCACCACGCAGGCACGCACCAGTTAAATTTGCACCACTCAAATTTGCACCACGCAAATCGGCATTCATCAAGTTACTATCTAGCATATAAGCCAAAGTTAAATTGGCATTACGCAAATCAGCACCCTGCAAAGTTGCACCATGTAAATTAGCATCATGCAAGTTGGCACTGATTAAACTTGCCTGATTTAGGTTCGCGCCACTTAGCTTTGTGCAAACTAGATTTGCCTGATTCAGGATTCCCCGATTTAGATAGCTAAAAATTAGGATTGCATTACGCAAATCTGCTTTATTTAAAGTTATACCAATCAAGTCTGCACCAAACAAATTTACGCCATTTAAGTTTGCTTCAAAAAATTTTGTTTCTCCATTTTCATATCGCTTAAGAAGTTCATTGGCATCCATATTTTTTCCTATCAATTACCACAATTTTTCCAGTATCAACAATATAGGACTTACGCACAGGTAACGGAAAATCGAACCACAGAGGCACAGAGAACACGGAGGAATAAGAGTTTGAGAGGTATTTTGCGTAAGTCCTGCAATAGTCAAAAGTTGCCATTATTCTTTGGTAGGGGATACTATAAATTGACAGGTATTATTGTCATCATTGAATGCCATTTTATGATAAGGGTTAACTAGTGTTTTCGTTTCTAGAGATGAATCGCTGTTAAACGGTTGATATTCGTTGGTAGTGGATGATATATTGCCATATAGACCTCGCATAGATTGGATGATTGCACTAGCTGCTTGAATATTTTCATCCGGTTTGCCTAGAGATATAACAGCATTATTTAGTTTAGATTCAAGCTCTTT contains:
- a CDS encoding pentapeptide repeat-containing protein, producing MKRIFLTAAAILSTLSLAAPLSVKAENSAPVRRLLETRECFGCNLTGANLKGAHLIGVDLRNANLKGANLEGANLEGADLTGANLKSANLTKAFVSDTMLNNANLTNVNLSNSRLYNSDVDGAVMANIDLSGADVFNTAISIGGEY
- a CDS encoding pentapeptide repeat-containing protein codes for the protein MDANELLKRYENGETKFFEANLNGVNLFGADLIGITLNKADLRNAILIFSYLNRGILNQANLVCTKLSGANLNQASLISANLHDANLHGATLQGADLRNANLTLAYMLDSNLMNADLRGANLSGANLTGACLRGANLREEKRMYSASLRGANLHKADLRGADLTGVDLSKVDLSGANLSEATLRYADLSDANLSEAILYNASLADTNIGGANLKGANLMNARLQRSNLIDAELTGVNLYGAIMADAKLTRCQMSGVNLSFARLNRVDLSRANLRGANLTEADLVDAYLARTNLTGANLTKANLIRAEMSSTNLTGADLRGAVMPDGTIND